A genome region from Tolypothrix sp. PCC 7712 includes the following:
- a CDS encoding phage tail protein — MMSAYPPVGFFFDVVFQGENLDKEAVETRFQSVTGLSVDMQTETLKEGGENRFEHILPVRTKYSPLVLKRGLVKDSKMVKWCMDAILNFEIRPMNLLVRLLHLRRSNPSQPQADIEPLMTWKVINAWPKKWSISEFNAEQNSIAIESLELNYSYFEPLT, encoded by the coding sequence ATGATGTCTGCTTATCCCCCAGTAGGTTTCTTTTTTGATGTAGTTTTTCAGGGTGAAAACCTGGATAAAGAAGCAGTAGAAACTCGCTTTCAGAGTGTGACCGGTCTGAGTGTAGATATGCAGACTGAAACTCTCAAAGAAGGCGGTGAAAATCGTTTTGAGCATATCCTACCAGTACGGACTAAATATAGTCCCCTGGTACTGAAACGGGGCTTAGTTAAAGATTCAAAGATGGTGAAGTGGTGTATGGATGCTATTCTCAACTTTGAAATCCGTCCGATGAATTTGTTAGTAAGGTTGCTACATCTGAGGCGTTCTAATCCTAGCCAACCTCAGGCAGATATTGAACCCTTGATGACCTGGAAAGTTATTAATGCTTGGCCTAAAAAGTGGTCAATTTCCGAATTTAACGCCGAGCAAAACTCAATTGCAATTGAATCTTTGGAGTTAAATTATAGCTATTTTGAGCCACTGACTTAG
- a CDS encoding DUF5908 family protein, translating to MPIEIRELVIKTSINDGEQGQNNTSRTQGNNGANDQDAIIAACVEQVLAILKEKSER from the coding sequence ATGCCAATAGAGATTAGAGAACTGGTGATCAAAACCTCAATTAATGATGGGGAACAAGGTCAAAATAACACTTCTAGAACACAAGGGAACAATGGTGCTAATGACCAAGATGCCATTATTGCAGCTTGTGTGGAACAAGTACTAGCCATCCTCAAAGAAAAATCAGAGCGTTAA
- a CDS encoding LysM peptidoglycan-binding domain-containing protein codes for MTGELTKIKILVYQNKQMNQKVGEFDLPINPEQFSQAFKVEYDLSQAQGSQGNDPKFKFTRPEEMKLDFTFDGTNVVPIKGKPNKFYKNVAQQVQDFLNAVYTMDGGTHKPNFLRLLWGNFSFGNKNGFDCILKDLQINYTLFSPDGQPLRARLSANFVNYIEQERRLKEEGKKSPDVTHQRKVTAGKTLPLMTYDIYGDPTYYLQIAKVNGLINFRRLATNTDLRFPPLEKTES; via the coding sequence ATGACAGGTGAACTCACAAAAATTAAAATCTTGGTCTACCAGAACAAGCAAATGAATCAGAAAGTTGGAGAATTTGACCTCCCTATAAATCCGGAGCAGTTTTCTCAAGCTTTTAAAGTGGAATACGATTTATCTCAAGCTCAAGGCTCGCAAGGGAATGATCCAAAATTTAAATTTACGCGTCCTGAAGAAATGAAGCTTGATTTTACTTTTGATGGTACAAATGTTGTACCCATCAAAGGTAAACCTAATAAGTTTTATAAGAATGTCGCGCAACAAGTGCAGGATTTTCTGAATGCGGTCTACACAATGGATGGTGGAACCCACAAACCGAATTTTCTGCGCTTGTTGTGGGGTAACTTTTCTTTTGGGAATAAAAACGGCTTTGATTGCATTCTCAAAGATTTACAAATTAACTACACCCTATTTTCCCCTGATGGACAGCCCTTGCGGGCTAGGCTTAGTGCTAACTTTGTTAACTACATCGAGCAAGAACGTCGGCTAAAAGAAGAAGGGAAAAAATCACCTGATGTCACCCATCAACGCAAAGTCACAGCTGGCAAGACATTACCTTTAATGACCTATGACATTTACGGTGACCCAACTTATTATCTGCAAATTGCCAAGGTGAATGGTCTGATTAATTTTCGGCGTTTAGCTACTAATACTGATTTGAGATTTCCACCGCTTGAGAAAACCGAATCATGA
- the vgrG gene encoding type VI secretion system tip protein VgrG — MSDLIVPKNAIYEVTTYKLLVNGKDITNDYALLSLTINLVVNRVPTVRLILRDGDPAAETFASSEGPDLVPGNEITISLGYDGKDRQVFKGLIVKQALKVGANGDSMLILDCKAAATKLTVGRHSRYFQDIKDSDAIAQILGNYSLGAVEVTDSKIKHPEIVQYYATDWDFILSRAEMNGQIVVVEKDKFKVKPPNTSGNSIITLTYGINILEFEAEMDARSQYPEVKAQAWSYGDQALLEAEGREPTVNKQGNLSGEQLAKAIALQPFQLSHSGHLQAQELQAWADAQLLKSRLAKIQGRVKIKGYPDAQIDALIELKGIGQRFNGIAYVSGIRHEVIGGAWFTHIQLGMNSQWFYQEADIVDRPASGMLPGVNGLQIGVVVQLGNDPNGEDRILVKVPTLDSQSQGIWTRIATLDAGNNRGSFFRPEIGDEVVLGFLNDDPRDAIVLGMLNSKAKPAPLQASDNNHQKGFFTRSQIKVTFDDEKKFITLETPGGNKITISDEDKGIALKDQNGNTLTMNDSGIVMKSPKDITIEATGKLTLKATQDTSIEGMNVNVKANAQFKAQGNTGAEVSTSAIAILKGSLVQIN; from the coding sequence ATGAGCGATCTCATTGTTCCTAAAAATGCGATTTATGAGGTTACTACTTACAAGTTGCTTGTCAATGGTAAGGACATCACCAACGATTATGCGCTGTTGTCCCTAACAATTAACTTGGTGGTGAATCGAGTACCAACAGTGCGGTTGATACTGCGAGATGGTGACCCTGCGGCAGAAACTTTTGCAAGCAGTGAAGGGCCTGACCTAGTTCCAGGTAACGAAATCACAATTTCCCTGGGTTACGATGGCAAAGATCGCCAGGTATTTAAAGGATTGATTGTCAAACAAGCGCTGAAAGTCGGTGCTAATGGCGACTCGATGCTCATCCTTGATTGTAAAGCTGCTGCCACAAAATTGACCGTGGGTCGCCATAGTCGCTATTTTCAGGACATCAAGGATAGTGATGCGATCGCACAAATTCTCGGTAACTACAGTCTAGGAGCAGTAGAAGTTACCGACAGCAAAATCAAGCATCCGGAAATCGTCCAATACTACGCTACTGATTGGGATTTTATTCTGTCTCGCGCTGAAATGAACGGACAGATTGTTGTTGTAGAAAAGGACAAATTCAAGGTAAAACCGCCGAATACTAGCGGTAATTCCATTATTACCCTCACCTATGGCATCAATATACTAGAGTTTGAAGCCGAAATGGACGCGCGATCGCAATACCCAGAGGTCAAGGCGCAAGCTTGGAGTTATGGCGATCAGGCGTTACTTGAGGCGGAGGGGAGGGAGCCTACAGTTAACAAACAGGGTAATCTCTCAGGTGAGCAGTTGGCTAAAGCCATTGCTTTGCAACCATTCCAACTCAGTCATAGTGGTCACTTACAAGCCCAAGAACTGCAAGCATGGGCAGATGCTCAATTGCTCAAAAGCCGATTAGCGAAAATTCAAGGCAGGGTGAAGATTAAAGGCTATCCTGATGCTCAGATTGATGCCCTGATTGAGTTGAAAGGAATTGGTCAGCGTTTTAACGGAATAGCCTATGTCTCTGGCATTCGTCACGAAGTTATCGGTGGAGCTTGGTTTACTCATATACAGCTTGGTATGAATTCTCAGTGGTTTTACCAGGAAGCTGACATCGTTGATAGACCAGCATCAGGGATGCTCCCTGGTGTTAATGGCTTACAAATTGGTGTAGTAGTGCAGTTAGGGAATGATCCTAATGGTGAAGACAGGATTTTAGTCAAAGTGCCTACCCTCGATTCTCAGTCTCAGGGAATTTGGACTCGTATCGCTACTTTGGATGCTGGTAACAATCGCGGTTCCTTTTTTCGCCCGGAAATTGGTGACGAAGTGGTATTGGGCTTTCTCAACGACGATCCACGCGATGCAATTGTATTAGGAATGCTCAACAGCAAGGCGAAACCAGCACCCCTACAAGCTTCCGATAACAATCACCAGAAAGGATTTTTTACGCGATCGCAAATCAAAGTTACCTTCGACGATGAAAAAAAATTCATCACCTTGGAAACCCCTGGTGGTAACAAAATTACCATCTCCGATGAGGATAAGGGAATTGCTTTGAAAGACCAAAACGGTAATACCTTGACTATGAACGATAGCGGTATCGTCATGAAAAGCCCGAAAGATATCACCATCGAAGCCACTGGTAAGTTAACACTCAAAGCTACCCAAGATACCAGCATTGAGGGAATGAACGTCAATGTTAAAGCCAATGCTCAGTTTAAAGCCCAAGGTAATACTGGTGCGGAGGTTTCCACAAGTGCGATCGCGATTCTCAAGGGTTCTTTAGTTCAGATTAATTAA
- a CDS encoding PAAR domain-containing protein, whose amino-acid sequence MGKPAARITDMHVCPMQTPGIPPIPHVGGPVIGPGQPNVLIGGLPAAVLGDTCTCVGPPDAIVMGSATVLIGGKPAARLGDTTAHGGSIVLGNFTVLIGG is encoded by the coding sequence ATGGGAAAACCAGCTGCGCGAATTACTGATATGCATGTTTGTCCGATGCAAACTCCAGGAATACCCCCGATTCCTCATGTGGGTGGCCCTGTAATTGGCCCTGGACAACCGAATGTCTTAATCGGTGGATTACCTGCTGCTGTATTGGGTGATACCTGTACCTGCGTTGGGCCACCAGACGCTATTGTTATGGGTTCAGCAACTGTGCTGATTGGGGGGAAACCTGCGGCGCGCTTGGGCGACACTACAGCACATGGCGGCTCGATTGTCTTAGGAAATTTTACTGTATTAATCGGAGGCTGA
- a CDS encoding GPW/gp25 family protein: MDENDNAFLGTGWGFPPQFNKVSRSVRLVSAEEDINESLKILLTTSLGERVMQPTYGCNLEDLLFEPLSPTVASNIKELVRIAIVYHEPRIRLERLDLNLDDQLQGVINITVDYIIITTNSRFNFVYPFYLQEGVGSLAII, from the coding sequence ATGGATGAAAACGATAATGCTTTTCTGGGGACAGGTTGGGGGTTTCCGCCGCAATTTAATAAAGTGTCTCGCAGTGTCAGGCTTGTCAGTGCTGAGGAAGATATTAACGAAAGTCTCAAAATTCTCCTGACAACTAGTTTGGGTGAACGGGTGATGCAGCCTACCTATGGCTGTAACCTAGAAGATTTACTGTTTGAGCCTCTGAGTCCAACTGTAGCTAGCAATATTAAAGAATTAGTCAGGATTGCCATTGTTTATCATGAGCCTCGCATCCGCTTAGAACGCTTGGATCTCAACCTTGATGATCAGTTACAAGGGGTCATCAATATCACAGTGGATTACATAATTATTACTACTAATTCTCGTTTCAATTTCGTTTATCCTTTCTATTTACAAGAAGGCGTTGGTTCGTTAGCAATTATTTAA
- a CDS encoding carbohydrate-binding protein, which translates to MFTVSNDANILRSRNELKSLFKNKSRLSEDHFKDLITSMLNKHDDQFHGLWQEGRTYRKGDVVYYQGVLWEMQLETEICAHEDEAPGKGNQWKSLVKELEKKVNQLQHDLTELSKAFAEYQEQMKIRLHQFLRYITLLTLGLAITFVWLFIGSTHHIVTGTN; encoded by the coding sequence ATGTTTACCGTCTCCAATGATGCCAATATTTTAAGAAGCCGCAACGAACTTAAAAGTTTATTCAAAAACAAAAGTCGCCTCTCCGAAGACCACTTTAAAGACTTGATTACCTCCATGCTCAACAAACATGACGATCAATTTCATGGATTGTGGCAGGAGGGCAGAACCTATCGCAAAGGCGATGTCGTCTATTACCAAGGCGTACTGTGGGAAATGCAATTAGAAACAGAAATTTGCGCCCATGAAGATGAAGCACCAGGCAAAGGTAACCAATGGAAATCACTAGTCAAAGAATTAGAAAAGAAAGTCAATCAACTGCAACATGATTTAACAGAACTGAGTAAAGCCTTTGCTGAATATCAAGAGCAAATGAAAATCCGGTTGCACCAATTTCTCAGATATATTACATTGCTCACCTTGGGATTAGCAATTACCTTTGTTTGGTTATTTATTGGCTCTACTCATCATATTGTTACAGGGACGAATTGA
- a CDS encoding contractile injection system tape measure protein, with amino-acid sequence MSQQRHIIAKTVLEIDTGNLADVSSLQEDVSRLLQQQIAPKMERLFDQLVEGDRIIRLDQLVVEVGSVDRQFLADEFSNKLLAVLEQTLRDRLSNPLITNNTEIISRDRSGADWEVLLYFLQFGRLPWWVTSGEWEAWFSRWLAVMQTETAWRLPLQELLATNPAVRQRLVEQLPETFRHQMILQLQPAWTSWATLLTQARQLIQSLEISSSTARYLDRQAWLLILSEINPQQPSAIPLPAEAWSLNWLTQLVQTGQVDAIAQQKLRSSIAALPISEKSLWLNALAQVLNLTSENLNLSAEQNGDRPITDGEILLYFLAFGHLPPGHSSGDLLPRWEAITQTENNLQIRLRELLINNPAARQRLIAQLTEGFRHQLILKLQPAWTNWRTLLAQARELIQSLSLSDDTCQQLERQAWLLLLAEIDLDNTPVRPLPVDTWSRNWLAQLLQTAPELREIPRQILSQYLRDIIEALPITEKSLWQTALNQVLTSTSVDINTRSQNLQAAQTLSPAEEIAGLFVNQAGLVLLHPFLRNYFHAVGLLDGDAFADESAQQTAIYLLHYLATRQTDAPEYELVLPKLLCGWLLNEPVNRNIELPEAALMEAENLLQTVINYWQALKSASPDGLRQGFLQREGKLTRSSDGNWQLQVEQQSIDILLSRLPWGLSMVKLPWMEELLIVEWN; translated from the coding sequence ATGAGCCAACAACGCCACATCATCGCCAAAACTGTACTAGAAATCGATACTGGGAACCTAGCAGATGTGTCGAGTTTACAAGAAGATGTTAGCCGCTTGCTTCAGCAGCAGATTGCGCCGAAAATGGAACGCCTTTTTGATCAACTGGTGGAGGGCGATCGCATTATCCGGCTAGATCAGCTAGTGGTCGAAGTTGGCTCGGTGGATCGGCAATTTTTGGCGGATGAATTTAGCAACAAACTATTAGCTGTACTAGAACAAACTCTGCGCGATCGCCTCTCTAATCCATTAATCACAAACAATACTGAAATTATTTCCCGCGATCGCTCTGGTGCTGATTGGGAAGTGTTGCTGTATTTTTTGCAGTTTGGGCGTTTACCCTGGTGGGTGACATCTGGAGAGTGGGAGGCTTGGTTTTCTCGATGGTTAGCAGTGATGCAGACTGAAACTGCTTGGCGCTTACCTTTGCAGGAATTGCTAGCAACTAACCCAGCCGTGCGTCAGCGTTTAGTTGAGCAGCTACCGGAAACCTTCCGCCACCAGATGATATTACAACTCCAACCTGCTTGGACAAGTTGGGCTACCCTGCTCACCCAAGCGCGCCAGCTGATACAATCCCTAGAAATTAGCAGCAGCACCGCCCGTTACCTAGATAGGCAAGCTTGGCTACTAATTTTGAGCGAAATCAACCCACAGCAGCCATCGGCTATACCTTTGCCAGCTGAGGCTTGGAGTCTTAACTGGCTAACTCAACTGGTGCAAACTGGGCAAGTTGATGCGATCGCGCAACAAAAACTACGCAGCAGTATTGCCGCATTGCCTATTAGCGAAAAATCTCTGTGGCTAAATGCACTTGCACAAGTATTAAATTTAACATCAGAAAACCTAAATTTATCAGCAGAGCAGAATGGCGATCGCCCAATTACTGATGGGGAAATTTTGCTGTACTTCTTAGCTTTTGGTCATCTACCACCAGGGCATTCTTCTGGTGATTTGCTGCCACGCTGGGAAGCCATTACCCAAACAGAAAATAATTTACAGATAAGACTGCGGGAATTACTGATAAATAACCCAGCTGCGCGACAGCGATTAATTGCACAATTGACAGAAGGCTTTCGGCATCAGTTGATATTAAAGTTACAGCCAGCCTGGACAAACTGGCGCACTTTGCTGGCGCAAGCAAGAGAATTGATACAGTCTTTAAGCCTCAGCGATGACACCTGCCAGCAATTAGAACGGCAAGCTTGGCTATTGCTGTTAGCAGAAATTGACTTAGATAATACACCAGTCAGACCTTTACCAGTTGACACTTGGAGCCGCAATTGGCTAGCCCAACTTTTACAAACTGCTCCCGAATTGCGGGAAATTCCTCGTCAGATCCTGAGCCAATACCTACGTGATATTATTGAAGCATTGCCAATTACCGAAAAATCTTTGTGGCAGACAGCACTCAACCAAGTGCTAACTTCTACATCGGTTGATATTAATACGCGATCGCAAAACCTTCAAGCAGCCCAAACCTTATCTCCAGCAGAAGAGATAGCCGGATTGTTTGTCAACCAAGCCGGACTGGTGCTGTTACATCCATTTTTACGGAACTATTTTCATGCTGTTGGGCTATTAGATGGTGATGCCTTTGCGGATGAGTCAGCACAGCAAACAGCGATTTACCTACTGCATTACTTGGCAACTCGGCAAACCGATGCCCCGGAATACGAATTGGTACTGCCTAAATTACTTTGTGGTTGGTTGCTCAACGAACCTGTAAACCGTAACATCGAATTACCCGAGGCTGCCCTCATGGAAGCAGAAAACCTCCTACAAACCGTAATCAACTACTGGCAAGCCCTGAAAAGTGCCAGCCCTGATGGTTTACGGCAAGGCTTTTTACAACGCGAAGGCAAACTTACCCGCAGTAGTGATGGTAACTGGCAGCTTCAAGTAGAGCAACAGTCAATAGATATCCTACTAAGTCGCTTACCTTGGGGACTGAGTATGGTGAAATTGCCCTGGATGGAAGAACTTTTGATTGTGGAATGGAACTAA